In one window of Meleagris gallopavo isolate NT-WF06-2002-E0010 breed Aviagen turkey brand Nicholas breeding stock chromosome 4, Turkey_5.1, whole genome shotgun sequence DNA:
- the INTS10 gene encoding integrator complex subunit 10, with protein MQGRIFSEILPLVFYSPNAPNQAPLILLEDVTNVYGDTDIDRNKHIHKKRKLAEGREKTMSSDDEDPSGKARSRHIAVNKADLANSIEVLESFKLARESWELLCSLESLEKEFTRICLSWKTETWLWLRIFLTDMIIYQGQYKKAISSLHHLAALQGSHSPQQITGQGSLENQRALIQLATCHFALGEYRQTCEKVLDLMCYILLPIQEGGKVQEEQPKVKSKFRKGSDLKLWPCTSRAIMPHCLHLLLACFKLRAFTDNRDDTALGHVIVLLQHEWPRGENLFLKAINKICQQGNFQYENFFNYVTNIDMLEEFAYLRTQEGGKIHLELLPNQGMLIK; from the exons GTCCAAATGCTCCAAACCAAGCCCCACTGATTCTTCTTGAGGATGTGACCAATGTCTATGGTGATACAGATATTGATCGTAacaaacacatacacaaaaagaggaaacttgctgaaggaagagaaaaaacaatg AGCTCAGATGATGAGGATCCTTCTGGAAAGGCGCGAAGTCGTCATATTGCAGTTAATAAGGCAGACCTTGCAAACTCTATTGAAGTACTAGAGAGCTTTAAACTGGCAAGAGAGAGCTGGGAGCTACTCTGCTCACTGGAATCACTTGAGAAAG AGTTCACCAGAATTTGTTTGTCGTGGAAGACTGAAACCTGGCTTTGGTTAAGAATCTTTCTTACGGACATGATTATTTACCAg GGGCAGTATAAAAAGGCAATTAGCAGCCTGCATCACTTGGCAGCTCTTCAGGGTTCTCATTCTCCACAACAAATTACAGGACAAGGATCACTAGAAAATCAGAGAGCGCTAATCCAGTTAGCAACGTGCCACTTTGCCCTTGGAGAGTACCGG CAAACATGCGAAAAAGTGCTTGATCTCATGTGCTATATTTTACTTCCAATACAAGAAGGAGGTAAAGTACAGGAGGAGCAACCTAAAGTGAAGTCTAAATTCAGAAAAG GGTCTGATTTGAAGCTTTGGCCATGTACCAGCAGAGCTATCATGCCTCACTGCCTTCATCTGTTGTTAGCTTGTTTCAAG ctcAGAGCTTTCACTGACAACAGAGATGATACAGCATTGGGCCATGTGATTGTTCTACTTCAGCACGAGTGGCCAAGGGGTGAAAATTTATTCCTGAAAGCCATCAATAAAATCTGCCAACAAGGGAACTTCCAGTATGAGAATTTTTTCAACTATGTCACAA ATATTGATATGTTGGAGGAATTTGCTTATTTAAGAACACAGGAAGGTGGGAAAATCCATCTGGAACTGTTGCCAAATCAAGGAATGCTGATCAAGTAA
- the LOC104909218 gene encoding integrator complex subunit 10 produces the protein MSAQGDCEFLVKRARELVPGDVWAAKAWLITARSLYPADFNIQYEMYTIERNAERTASAGRLLYDMFVNFPDQPAVWREISVITAALRNDSQDKQTQFLRGLFETLPGRVQCEMLLKATEQCFNTLERAEMLLLLLRRFPETVVQHGVGLGETLLEAENIEDQESPVNCFRKLFVCDVLPLIINNPDVRLPASLLYKYLNKAAEFYINYVTRSTQTESQYQGSQDSSDLMSPSKRSSQKYIIDGLTEKSSQITDPWERLFKILSVVGMRCEWQMDKGRRSFGDILHRMKDLCRYISNFDSDAHAKYKNQVVYSTMLVFFKNAFQYVSNIQPSLFQG, from the exons ATGTCAGCTCAGGGGGATTGCGAGTTTCTGGTGAAGCGAGCCCGCGAGCTGGTGCCGGGAGATGTATGGGCGGCCAAGGCCTGGCTCATCACGGCGCGGAGCCTATATCCCGCCGACTTCAATATACAG TACGAGATGTACACCATCGAGAGGAACGCGGAGAGGACGGCGTCGGCGGGCAGGCTGCTCTACGACAT GTTTGTGAACTTTCCGGACCAGCCTGCAGTGTGGAGAGAGATCAGTGTTATTACAGCAGCGCTGAGGAATGACTCGCAGGACAAGCAGACACAGTTTTTAAGAG gatTATTTGAAACCCTTCCTGGTCGAGTGCAGTGTGAAATGTTACTGAAGGCCACAGAGCAGTGTTTTAACACACTAGAAAGGGCAGAAATGCTACTGCTACTTCTGCGACGCTTCCCAGAGACTGTGGTACAACATGGG GTTGGCCTTGGAGAAACATTATTAGAAGCTGAAAATATTGAAGACCAAGAATCCCCAGtaaattgttttagaaaattgTTTG TTTGTGATGTTCTTCCTCTAATAATTAACAACCCTGATGTTCGACTTCCTGCCAGCTTGTTATATAAGTACTTaaataaagcagcagaattttataTTAACTATGTAACTAGATCTACACAGACAGAAAGCCAGTATCAAG gTTCACAAGATTCATCTGATCTTATGTCTCCAAGCAAACGTAGCTCTCAGAAATACATAATAGATGGTCTTACAGAGAAATCATCCCAGATTACAGATCCTTGGGAGAGGCTGTTTAAAATATTGTCTGTGGTGGGAATGAGGTGTGAATGGCAAATGGATAAAGGAAGAAG aagtTTTGGAGATATTTTGCATAGAATGAAAGACCTCTGCAGATACATCAGTAACTTTGATAGCGATGCACATGCTAAATACAAGAATCAAGTAGTGTATTCTACAATGTTGGTCTTCTTTAAGAATGCATTCCAGTACGTCAGCAATATCCAGCCATCTCTCTTCCAAGGTTag